From one Buchnera aphidicola (Cinara pseudotaxifoliae) genomic stretch:
- a CDS encoding NfuA family Fe-S biogenesis protein: protein MITISDSAKQYIISLLSKKSVGTNIRIFVNSPGTIHAECGMSYCDLQDIDLINDKKFSFNEFDIYIHTSIIPFLKNSSIDLIKNELGSQITLKAPYAKLIKKSHHSSQLESDIQNFLSVKVNPTLLLHGGSVTLIKINSNGVVFLQFSGGCNGCSMINTTLKLGIEKQLMKHFSEISKVEDVTNHVYGQHSYY from the coding sequence ATGATTACAATCTCTGATTCAGCTAAACAATATATAATTAGTTTATTATCCAAAAAATCAGTTGGAACAAATATTAGGATTTTTGTTAATTCTCCTGGAACAATTCATGCTGAATGTGGTATGTCGTACTGTGATCTTCAAGATATTGATTTAATAAATGATAAAAAATTTTCTTTTAATGAATTTGATATTTACATTCATACATCTATAATTCCGTTTTTAAAAAATTCTAGTATAGATCTTATTAAAAATGAATTAGGATCACAAATTACTTTAAAAGCTCCGTATGCAAAATTAATAAAAAAATCTCATCATAGTTCTCAATTGGAAAGTGATATTCAAAATTTTTTGTCTGTTAAAGTTAATCCTACATTGCTATTACATGGTGGTTCTGTGACTTTAATCAAGATTAATAGTAACGGAGTGGTTTTTTTGCAGTTTTCAGGAGGATGTAATGGTTGTTCTATGATAAATACTACATTAAAATTAGGGATAGAAAAACAATTAATGAAACATTTTTCTGAAATTTCTAAAGTAGAAGATGTAACAAATCATGTTTACGGTCAACATTCATATTACTAA
- a CDS encoding alpha/beta fold hydrolase — protein MNTTKKTMHWSVFGTGKINLVFLHGWGLHSVAWNTIIPILKPHFTLHTFDLPGFGENIDFPIMTFKKISKYLSKQINTKVIWIGWSMSGLIVHHLSLQYPHNTLATIYVNSSPCFIQRKNWPGIPKRLLYSIKESMLPYYSNFLKKFFLLHVIDVHKYKLSRLKIKEKLFKKYPSPKKEAIEIGYKWLTKIDHRNTIIYSNVPTLRIYGELDHLISKKAREKTDNLYQKKNSILIKGAKHAPFLSHPKTFCKIIYNFIKKTI, from the coding sequence ATGAATACAACAAAAAAAACCATGCATTGGTCTGTTTTTGGGACAGGAAAAATCAACCTAGTATTCTTACACGGATGGGGATTACATTCTGTAGCATGGAATACAATTATTCCAATATTAAAACCACATTTTACATTACATACATTTGATTTACCAGGTTTTGGAGAAAACATAGATTTTCCTATAATGACGTTTAAAAAAATCTCCAAATATTTATCAAAACAAATAAACACCAAAGTAATATGGATAGGATGGTCTATGAGTGGATTAATTGTACATCATTTAAGTTTACAGTATCCACATAATACGCTAGCAACTATTTATGTAAATTCATCACCATGTTTTATACAAAGAAAAAATTGGCCAGGAATACCTAAAAGGTTATTATACTCCATAAAAGAGAGTATGTTACCATATTATAGTAATTTTTTAAAAAAATTTTTTTTACTGCATGTTATTGATGTACACAAATATAAACTCTCTAGACTTAAGATAAAAGAAAAATTATTCAAGAAATATCCTAGTCCAAAAAAAGAAGCTATTGAAATAGGATATAAATGGTTAACTAAAATTGATCATAGAAATACTATAATATACTCCAATGTTCCAACATTAAGAATATATGGAGAACTAGATCATCTAATATCTAAAAAAGCACGTGAAAAAACAGACAATTTATATCAAAAAAAAAATTCTATACTTATAAAAGGAGCTAAACATGCACCATTTTTATCCCATCCTAAAACTTTTTGTAAAATTATATATAATTTCATTAAAAAAACAATTTAA
- the ssb gene encoding single-stranded DNA-binding protein: MASRGVNKVILIGYLGQHPDVRYMPNGGTVVNITIATSDIWKDKNTGETKEKTEWHRVVLFGKIAEIAGQYLKKGSQVYIEGSLQTRKWQDQNGLDRYTTEIIVSVTGAMQMLGSRNINNSSSPVNTIQDVSRENSLSVSNNIDKISGDISSEYKNKSHLVDTTSKIDFDDEDIPF, translated from the coding sequence ATGGCGAGTAGAGGCGTAAATAAAGTTATTTTAATTGGTTATTTAGGACAACATCCAGATGTACGGTATATGCCTAACGGGGGTACTGTAGTTAATATTACTATTGCTACTTCGGATATATGGAAAGACAAAAATACCGGTGAAACAAAAGAAAAAACTGAATGGCACAGAGTTGTTTTATTTGGTAAAATTGCTGAAATTGCTGGTCAATATTTAAAAAAAGGATCACAAGTTTACATTGAAGGATCGTTACAAACCCGTAAATGGCAAGATCAAAACGGATTAGATCGCTACACTACAGAAATAATAGTGAGTGTTACTGGTGCTATGCAAATGTTAGGTTCACGAAACATAAATAATTCTTCATCACCCGTTAACACGATACAAGATGTATCGCGAGAAAATAGTTTATCTGTATCAAATAATATAGATAAAATTTCCGGAGACATTTCTTCTGAATATAAAAATAAATCGCATTTAGTAGATACAACTTCTAAAATTGATTTTGATGACGAAGACATTCCTTTTTAA
- the dusA gene encoding tRNA dihydrouridine(20/20a) synthase DusA — protein sequence MQKNNLHKFSVAPMLKYTDRHCLFFYRQLTKHAFLYTEMITTHELINKKNLFLKKQVISNTPIAIQLAGNNCTHFKKCAKIAYFMGFNEINLNIGCPSQHAQSGKFGVYLMNTPDIVYHCIKTIYLTVPIPISVKIRIGTNKNNDYQFLKNFIQTVSKNKYCIKFIIHARIADLQLKSPKKNRNIPVLNYQYVYQIKKDFPHLKIILNGGIKSIIEIQKHLKYVDGIMMGREIYKNPLLLCKIDKEIFSCKKKFKFKKFLKNMFKYTKEEVKKNTKTLHIIKHMLNIFHNQPHAKKWKMHILNHIHRKKHTRKLFTKIYKIFNKKLQCNFDL from the coding sequence ATGCAAAAAAATAATTTACATAAATTTTCTGTCGCACCTATGTTGAAATATACTGACAGACATTGTCTTTTTTTTTATAGACAACTAACAAAACACGCTTTTTTATATACTGAAATGATTACAACCCATGAATTAATAAATAAAAAAAACTTATTTTTAAAAAAGCAAGTAATAAGTAATACTCCTATAGCAATTCAATTAGCTGGAAATAATTGTACACATTTTAAAAAATGTGCAAAAATAGCATACTTTATGGGATTTAATGAAATAAATTTAAATATTGGTTGTCCTTCACAACATGCTCAATCAGGAAAATTTGGAGTATATTTAATGAATACTCCTGATATAGTGTATCATTGTATAAAAACTATATATTTAACTGTACCTATACCTATTAGCGTAAAAATAAGAATAGGAACTAATAAAAATAATGACTACCAATTTCTAAAAAATTTTATTCAAACAGTATCAAAAAATAAATACTGTATTAAATTTATTATACATGCAAGAATTGCTGATTTACAACTAAAAAGTCCCAAAAAAAACAGAAATATACCTGTATTAAACTATCAATATGTTTATCAGATAAAAAAAGATTTTCCTCATCTAAAAATCATTTTAAACGGAGGAATAAAATCTATTATAGAAATACAAAAACATTTAAAATATGTAGACGGAATTATGATGGGTCGAGAAATTTACAAAAATCCATTGTTATTGTGTAAAATAGATAAAGAAATTTTCTCTTGTAAAAAGAAATTTAAATTTAAAAAATTTTTAAAAAATATGTTTAAATATACTAAAGAAGAAGTAAAAAAAAATACAAAAACTCTTCATATAATAAAACACATGTTAAATATTTTTCATAATCAACCACATGCAAAGAAATGGAAAATGCATATTTTAAATCATATTCATCGTAAAAAACATACACGCAAATTATTTACAAAAATATACAAAATATTTAATAAAAAATTACAATGCAATTTTGATTTATAA
- the dnaB gene encoding replicative DNA helicase produces MIGLINKKNEFKTPPHSLEAEQSVLGGLMLDNQQWDIVSEYIVTEDFYSQQHKLIFCEMKFLVEKGSPIDLITLSESLEQKGELNNVGRFSYLAEISKNTPSITNIISYAEIIRERAIIREIVSTAHNIAYAGYHPKGRTSLELLDYAESSVFKISEMRSTSKEGPKNIEKILDTTIQSIEKLLKKPNDGITGLNTGYHDLNKKTFGLQQSDLIIIAARPSMGKTTFAMNLCENTAMLYEKPILIFSLEMPGEQIMIRMLASLSRVNQSKIRTGQLNDEEWSRISSTINILLKKKNIYIDDSSGLTPNEVRSRSRKIYRENNGLSLIMIDYLQLIKIPALSGNRTLEIAEISRTLKSLAKELNIPIIALSQLNRSLEQRSDKRPVNSDLRESGSLEQDADLILFIYRDELYHENSEFKGIAEIIIGKQRNGPTGTIRLTFNGQWSRFDNYTNQKYHI; encoded by the coding sequence ATGATAGGGTTAATAAACAAAAAAAATGAATTTAAAACACCTCCACATTCATTAGAAGCAGAACAATCTGTATTAGGAGGATTAATGCTAGATAATCAACAGTGGGATATAGTTTCTGAGTATATCGTTACTGAAGATTTCTACAGCCAACAACATAAGTTAATTTTTTGCGAAATGAAATTTCTAGTAGAAAAAGGATCTCCTATTGATTTGATTACACTATCCGAATCATTAGAACAAAAAGGCGAACTAAATAATGTGGGACGCTTTTCTTACTTAGCAGAAATTTCAAAAAATACACCTAGTATTACTAATATCATTTCTTATGCAGAAATAATACGAGAAAGAGCAATAATACGTGAAATTGTTTCCACTGCACATAATATTGCATATGCAGGATATCATCCTAAAGGACGCACAAGTCTTGAGCTATTAGATTATGCTGAATCCAGTGTATTTAAAATTTCTGAAATGCGTTCTACTAGTAAAGAAGGTCCTAAAAATATAGAAAAAATTTTAGATACTACCATTCAATCCATTGAAAAATTGCTAAAAAAACCAAATGATGGAATAACTGGATTAAATACTGGATATCATGATTTAAATAAAAAAACATTTGGATTACAACAATCAGATCTTATTATTATTGCTGCTCGACCATCTATGGGTAAAACTACATTTGCCATGAATTTATGTGAAAATACAGCAATGCTATATGAAAAACCAATTTTAATATTTAGTTTAGAAATGCCCGGAGAACAAATTATGATTCGCATGTTAGCTTCTCTATCGCGAGTCAATCAATCTAAAATTCGAACTGGACAATTAAACGATGAAGAATGGAGTAGAATATCCAGTACTATAAATATTTTATTAAAAAAGAAAAACATTTACATAGATGATTCATCTGGATTAACCCCTAATGAAGTACGATCTCGTTCAAGAAAAATATATCGAGAAAATAACGGATTAAGTTTAATAATGATAGACTATCTTCAGTTAATTAAAATACCAGCATTGTCTGGTAATAGAACATTAGAAATAGCTGAAATTTCAAGAACATTAAAATCTTTAGCAAAAGAATTAAATATTCCTATTATTGCTTTATCACAATTAAACAGATCACTTGAACAAAGATCTGACAAAAGACCAGTTAACTCAGATCTGAGAGAATCCGGTTCTTTAGAACAAGATGCTGATCTAATCCTTTTTATTTATAGAGATGAACTTTATCATGAAAACAGCGAATTTAAAGGTATTGCTGAAATTATTATAGGTAAACAAAGAAATGGTCCTACCGGAACTATACGATTAACATTCAACGGACAATGGTCACGTTTTGACAATTACACTAATCAGAAATATCATATTTAA
- the ruvX gene encoding Holliday junction resolvase RuvX, translated as MIVICFDYGIKTIGVAISETKIKYATPIKSIVNKKKTLWKNIDSIIQYWKPKYIIIGYPYYIKKKINKKIKKFSHFFEKKFNKNVILYNENYSSIEAKTFLKKRKKRNFPCIHSISAKIILDSWLRENYIF; from the coding sequence ATGATCGTAATATGTTTTGATTATGGAATAAAAACTATTGGTGTAGCTATATCTGAAACAAAAATAAAATACGCTACTCCTATAAAATCTATAGTCAATAAAAAAAAAACATTATGGAAAAATATTGATTCTATCATCCAATATTGGAAACCTAAATATATAATAATTGGATATCCATATTACATAAAAAAAAAAATTAACAAAAAAATAAAAAAATTCAGTCATTTTTTTGAAAAAAAATTTAATAAAAATGTCATTTTATATAATGAAAACTATTCATCAATAGAAGCTAAAACATTTTTAAAAAAAAGAAAAAAAAGAAATTTTCCTTGTATACATTCAATTTCAGCTAAAATAATTTTAGATAGTTGGTTACGTGAAAATTATATTTTTTAA